GGGCGCCGAGCGCGCGCTCGCCGTCGCCGCCCGGCACAAGCTCGAAGTGCTGTTCCTGCTGCGCGATGGCGAGGGATTTCGCGCCCGCGCCAGCGCCGGTTTTCCGGCGCGACGCTGAACTTGGCGCAGGCCCGCACGGCAAGGTCGGGCCTGCGGCAGGTGTTAGCCCTCGGTGCGCCGCCTGCGCGCGTACACCAGACCCAGCAGGGCTGCGCCCGTCAACCCCAGGCTGGTCGGTTCGGGAACCGCCGTACCATTGACTTCGAACGTCACTTCGGAAATGCCCAGGCAATTGCATGAGTCGAGGTTGGAGAACGAATTGATATGGAAGCGGACATAACGCGCGTTCGTATCGTTCAGATCCAATACGGAGACGGGAACGTCCGCATTGGGGTCATCGATAGTCGCCATGGCGAAGGAACCTACCAGCGTATCGACGCTGAAATCCGCGACCATGGACGTAAAGACGTCCATCGAAGTGATACCACGGTAGCTGCCATTGAACAGGCCGATGGCATTGACCAGGTAGGAGCCACCGAGATCGAAATCGATGTCGCCGGGTGCGCTTAAACCGAAGTACTGCCCACCGCAGTTATTGCAGCCCGCGCTCGGGTTGCCCGCGACATAGGCGGAGAAGTCGGTGACCCCGGATACAAACGGTGTCACGTTCGACTGGTTCATCATGTTGTCCTGCGGGAACCCGCCGAAGGGATCCGCACCGAAGGAATTGTTGACGATGGCAGTGGGGCTCAGGATCACGCCAGCGCTGGCGACGCCGGAAAAAGCTACCGCGAACAACGCGCTCAAGAATCGACTTTTCATCTGCTGGGCTCCTTGCACTCAGGTTGGATGGTTGCATGTCTCGCAGCAGGATGCTCTGCGAGCGATGCAACGACCGAGCAAGGAACATGCCCGAAAAAATCTGCCACGCGAATTCAGGCGCTTACCGAGCGTCGGGACGTACCAGCCGTCACCGTGCTCGCCGCCGTGTAAATTTCTCAAGACAATTACACCACCCCGATGGTGTGGGTTTTCTGAGTTTCTTTACAGACCAGGGGCATCATGGCGACCGGTTTGATGGCCTCCCGCCAGCCTCGAAAGGCGGCGACCCGCCTCCAGACCGTCAACCGGAAGCCGCGAAGAAGCGATCGAAGTACAGCTGTTCGGACGGCAAGCCCTTGGCGCTCAGCAGGCGGCTGACCGTTTCGCACATCGGCGGCGCGCCACACAGGTAGGCGTCGAGGTCGCGCGCGTTGTCGACCGCGTGCTGCACGGCGCGCGTGACGGTGCCGCTCGCGCCGCTCCATGCATCGCCGTCCTCGAGACCATCGAGGGTCGGCACGAAATCGAGTTTCACCCCCATCCCTGCGCGCAGTTCGTCGAGGTAGGGCAGGTCCTGTGGACGCCGCGCACCATAGAAAAGCGAAAAACTGCGCGGATCCTGGCGCTCGGCGGCGTCGCGCAGCATGGCCATGATCGGCGCGATACCGGAGCCTATCGCGCACAGCAACACCGGGCGCGTGCCGGCGCGCAGATAGCTCGCGCCGAACGGACCGCGCACCGCGATGGCCTGGCCGGCCTGCATGCGCTCGAGACCGCCGGAGAACGCGCCGCCCTCGATGCGCTTCATGACGAAACTCAGGCGTCGCGCCGACGACGGCGGTGAGGCCATCGAGTAGCTGCGCCACACGGTGCCGTCGGCGCCGTCGAGACCGAGTTCGACGAATTGCCCGGCGTAGAATTCGAGCGGCGCCGGCAAGGCGACGTCGAGCTGCCACAGTTCGGGTGTGAGCTGCGTGACCGCCGCCACTTCGGCGTCGAAACGGCCGGGCGTCAACAACGGTAAGGCCCGCGCATCGGGCAGACGATGATCGCGGATCAAGACGTCGCTCAAGGGACGCGCCCGGCACAACAGCGCCCAACCGGCGTCCTGTTCGTTCTCCGGCAGGGCGTAGGCGGTCACCTCGCCGAGATCGACCTCGCCGTCCTCCACCAGGTATTTGCAGGTCGAACAGCGGCCGTGGCGGCAGCCATAGGAAAGCTCGATACCGTGGCGCAGCGCGCCATCCAAAATCGTCTCGTGCTCGCCGCAGTTGAAGGTCTGGCCGCCGGGCGCGAGCTCGACGACGTATTCCACATCACTCATGAAAGTTGCAACCGACTGGGGCGGGCGTTCAGGGCTCGCGATGGATCTGCGTGACGTCGCTGGTCAGGATGAAGCGGTCCGGCTCGGTCATCACGCGTCCGACATAGGTGGACATGATGACCAGCCACTGCGACATGCTGAGCTCGGTGCCGAGCTCCTCGGCGACGGCCTTCAAATCGACCTCGATGCGGCCGGTCGGCGAGGTGATCTTCCAGAACGTGCCGTGATCGGCCACCTGGAGGGAAGGATCGTCGCGCTCCAGTACGTCGAGCGTGGCCTGCGCCTCGGGCGAGCCCTGCATGAGCACCAGCGACACATCGATGCGACCGCTGACCGCGTTCATGCCTGGCCGTCCAGTCGGCTCGCGAAGCCGAGTTCACGGATGATGGCGGCGCAGGCGGCACGCGCCGCGTCGCGGGAGGCGGCGAAACTCAGCGCGGGCTGCGGCGCGGCCTCGAACACCGGCGCCAACGCCACGACCGCGGCGTCGGCGCGCGCGCTCCAGTCGTCGAGCCAGCCCTGCACCACGCCGCGATTATGCGCGGCATGGGCGCTGCCCTCGGCCGTGATCATGCGCACGAAGGCCTGGCTCGCCGCCAGGTTGCGGCGTCGATCGCGCTCGGCCGTCATGACGATATGCGGGGCGACGGCGTCGTCGTTGTGCATGGCGCCACGGCGGACGAGATCGCTGACCGCCACCTGTTGCAGCAGCGGGCCGACCACCAGGTTCAAACCCACCAGCAGCTCCGCCCAGTCAGTGGTGGCCATGATCTCCTCGGCCAGCTTGCGCGCCGGCTGGTAGGCCGGCGCGTTCATCCACTGCTGTTTACCGAGCGCGTCATCGACCGCCGCGTTGACGTTCTCGAGCTCGACCAGGTACACGACCACGTCCTGCGCGTGGCGCAGGTGATCGAAACTCTGGAAGCACAACAAATTGCCGAGCGTGTCGGACAAGGCCTCGCGCTGCGCCGGCGCCAGCGAACGGAAAATGGCGTATTCGAAGAACGACCACGCGCGGTAATGACCGCACAGCATGTTCTTCACCCAGCCGGCCGACAGCATCGCGAGCGTGCCGTCCAGCGCCGCGTCCTCGGTCATGCGCGCGATGGAGGTTTCCTGCTGTTCCTGGTGACGCACATAGGTGCGCTGCCATTGCTGGGCCGGATCGCGGAACGCGTACCAGTTGTCGTGCCGGAGCTGCGTCGATGCCTGGTCCCACAGGGTGCGGCCGTCGGGCCGCAGCACGTACCACTCGGTGTCGTCGAGATTGGCGCCGACCTTGTCGAAGCCCCACGCGTCGGGCTGCTGATGCACCGTCAGCGCTTCGTACTCGGTCAAGCGCCGCGCGGCGGGCTTGATGAAGGTGAATTCGCGCGCCAGCTTGCCGGCGGCGCTGGCGGTGGTGTTGGCGTTGCTCGTGCTCATTGCAGCACCACCACCGGCCCTTGCGAGGGCATGTCCTTCACCGGATCGCTGATGCAGAACTGCTGGCGGCGGATGTCGTCCAGCGTCCAGCGCCTGTCGGCATGCAGATGGGGCTGCGCCAGCAGGGTCTTGCCGTCGTTGCGGACGAGACCGCATTTCTCGATGAATTCGGCCAGCGAATAGCCATCGAAATGTTCGTCCCAGGTACGGCTTTGCGCATAGCGATGGGGCTCGAAAGCGAACGTGCGCTCACAGCCGTCGGAGCAGAACGCGTGCTTGCGTCCGCCGAAATCCTTGATGCGCGCGGTGCTGATGTCGGGGCGCGGAAACACGCACGGCATGTGACACACGCGGCACAGCGGCGGCATGCTCGCGAACAGCGACAAGGGGATCTGGCCGTTGGCCGGATCGCTCATCTCGGCATAGGCCTCCCAGAACTTGCCGTAGCGGTCGTACCAGCCGGGATACTTCAATTCGAACCAGTCGAAGTCGCGCGCGTTCAGGGGATCGATGCGGATGAACTGCATCGGCCAGGTGGCGGCCAGCATCATCATGGCGGTGTGGCCCACCCACTTCACGCGCTCCTTGGCTTCCGCCCAGCCGCGCGGCAGCGCAACGCCGAAAGGTTCCAGGCGCTCGATATAACCGCCGCCCCAGTCGTTGCCCACCCACTCGGTCCAGGCTTCGAGGTAGGAGCCGCCGCGGTTTTCCTGGAAGTAGTCGTAGACCGCCGACACGAAGGTGTCGAGGAAGGTATGTTGCCGCCAGAACGCCGCGTCGAAATCACGCTGCAGCCGCGGCAGGTTGTCCGGCACCGAGGCAATCGCCGCCAGTGTCGAATAGCCATTGGCCATGTGCCGCGCCTCGTCCGACTGCACCGACAGGAAGGTGGTGGGCGTGGCCTGGTCGCCGTTGGCGGCCGCCACTTCCGTCAGGGTCACGAACAAGGGATTGGTATAGGCGGTTTCGGCCACCACCTGCAGGTTCAGGGCGCCTTCTATCGGGTTGCCAGCGAAGAAACCGTCGAAGGCCGCGCGGCTCGCGCGCATCAGGAAATTGGTGTTGCGCAGCTTGAAACCGCGCTCGAAGCCTTCGGCGTCAACCGCGTGCTTGGCGAGATAGCGCACCAGGTGCGCTTCCTGGTTCACATGCCGCACTTCGTCGATCATCTGCGCGAGATAGCCCTGGCGGAGTTCCGCGTTGTCGACCGCGTCGACCAATTGGCCGGTGCACTTCATGGCCGCGTATTCCGCGTAGCAGGTCAGCGGCAGGGCAATCTTCAACACTTCGGTCCAGCGCTCGGAGGCCTTGGCCGGCATCTTGGCGCGCGCCATCACGTCGCTCATGGCGCCGTACTGGCGGTCGTCCTTGTCACGCTCCATGGAGCAGTAATCGCGCACCAGGTGTCGGAAAGGATCGCTGGTCTTTGTAGGAATCTTGTACGGCATGTCGTAGCGCGATGCCGGTGCTTGGTAGGAAGCCTGCCAGTCGAAGTCCTTGACGCGGTCGTGGGCCTTGACGAAATCAGCGCTCTTCATGTCTTCCTCCCCAGGAAATGATTACCGCGAAATGTGTAGGGCAAAGGTAACCGACCGGCGCTCCGCCGCCCAGCGTTTTTCCGTGCTGCATTGCGGCCCCCTTTATTCCCGCTTGGCCTCCATGGCGCGGATCAGCGCGCGCGCTTCGTCACCCTCGGGAATCGGACGCCCCGAGTCGCGCCATTCGACCGCCGCCTTGAAACCTTCGCTCTGCGCATAGCGGCGGAACCACAGGCCTTCCGGGTTGTGGCGGGTGATACCGTCGAACACCGTGGCCAGGCTCTGGCTCTGCTCGAGGCCCATGGTGAGCAGCATCTGGTTGACCACCAGCTTGTGCATGGCGAGATGGCCGGCCGGCACGCCCGCGATACGCATCGCGAGCCGCAGCGTGGCGCTTTCGAGCTCGGCGGCCGGCACCGCGAGATTGGCCAGTCCCCAGGCCTCGGCGCGGCGTCCGTCGATGGTGTCGCCGGTGAACATCATCTGCTTGGCGCGCGCGGCGCCGACGCGATAGGCCCACATGGCGGTGGTCGGGCAACCCCACACCCGCGTCGGCATGTAGCCGATGCGCGCGTCCTCGGCCATCACCAACAGGTCGCAGCACAGGGCGATGTCGCTGCCGCCCGCCACCGCGTGGCCATGCACCTTGGCGATGGTCGGCTTGGGACTCTTCCACAGCGTCATGAAGTCGTCGGTGTTGCGCTTCATGTAGCCGTAGTCCTGCATCGGGTCCCAGGGATGGGCTTCCTGCTTGCACGGATGCTCGCCCGCGCTCTCACCGAACAGTTCGAGGTCATAGCCACCGCAGAAACCCTTGCCCGCGCCTTCCACCACGATCACGTGCACCGCCTCGACGCCGTTGGCCCATTCGACCGCCTGGCGAATTTCGCGCGGGGTGTGGTCGTTGATGGCGTTGTAGCGCTCGGGACGGTTCAGGAGCAGGCGCGCGATGCGCGGCTGTTGCGGGTCCTGGGCGATACGCAGGGTACTGAGTTCGAGCATGGGAGGCCTCCTGGATAGGTGAAGGATTGTAGGTGCGAATTCATTCGCACATTCAAGCCAAGGCCGTGCCGCGGTGATCGGCATGAATGTCAGGCTGAAGCCTGACATTTGATGGGTCGAACGAGTTCGCGAGTACAGGGCCCAGCCTTTATCATGCCGCCACCGCCGCCGCGACCCGCGCGGCCCCGGCGTGACACGAATCCAGCGGAGCAAACCATGAAACTCGAAGGTATACGCGTGCTCGACCTGTCGCTCTTCCTGCCCGGCCCGGTGCTGACGCAGATGATGGCCGACCACGGCGCGGAAGTGATCAAGCTCGAACCCATCGGCGGCGGCGAACCGAACCGCGAGATCGGCCCCAAGCGCGACGGCATGACGGTCTATTTCGCCAACACCCACCGCAACAAGAAAAGCATCCAGCTGAATCTCAAGACCGAGCAAGGGCGCGCCATCGCGCTGGACCTCGCCGCCCGTTGCGACGTCATGATCGAAGCATTCAGGCCCGGCGTCGCCGCGCGTCTCGGCGTCGGCTACGAGGCGGTGCGCGCACGTAATCCCGGCATCGTCTATTGCTCGATGTCGGCCTGGGGCCAGGACGGCCCGTACGTGCACCGGCCCGCGCACGACTTGACCTGCGAAGCCATCGCCGGCGTGCTCAGCATCAACCTCGGCCCCGATCGCCGCCCCGCCATTCCGGGCGTGGCCGGCGCCGACATGTTGTCGTCGATGATGAGTTTGTCGGCGATCCTGATGGCGCTGTTGCGTCGCAAGGACACCGGTCAAGGCGACTACATCGACGTTGCCATGGCCGACAGTCTCATCGCCGCGCTCGCCAACAACTTCGGCACCACCTTCGCCAACAAACAACCGCCGGACCTCGGCAGCGAACGCGCGCTCGGCGGCTACGCGATGTACGGCATCTACGAAACCAGCGACGGGCGTCACGTGGTGCTGGGCGGCTCGGAATACCATTTCGCCGAGGCGGTGCTGAACAAGCTCGGTCGCCCCGATCTGCTCGATGCCTGCAAGACCCCGCCCGGCCCCGGCCAGAACCCCGCCAAGGAGTTCCTGCGCGAGACCTTCCGCAGCCACACCATGGCGCACTGGGAAAAGGAATTCGCCAACGTCGACGCCGCGTTTGCCGGCGTGAAGAACCTGCGCGAGGCCTGCGACGACGTACAGATCCGCCATCGCCAGATGATCGTCGAGGACGAGCGCGGCTGGGAACACGTCGGCCTGCCGATGAAGTTCAAGCACGAACCGGGGCAATTGAAATTCCAATTCGCCAAGCTCGGTGAACACACCGAACAAGTGCTGGAAAGTCTCGGGCATGACGGCGCGGCGCGGGCGGCATTGAAGGCGGCGGGGGTCTAGGCCTGAGGAATTCGTCAGGCGTAGTGTTTGCGAATTCAGTCTGACCCACAATGAATAGCGCGGCAAGGCGCTGGTATTGGCGATCGAATGTGCGAATGAATTCGCACCCAGCGACTACGATCGGGAACACCCATGAGCCGCATGCGCTTCGGTGCCTTCATCCCACCCCACCACCCGCCGACCCATTACAACCCGACCTACGCCTTGCAGCGCGATGTCGAAATCGTGCAGCTGTTGGACAGCATCGGCCCTCAGCCGACTACAGCATCCCAAGTGGCGGCGGGGCGGTGAACTCACCGGGCCACGTCAAGCGCCACCCGCCGCGCGCGGGCGACCCGCGACCGCTCGCGGGTCGGTCTGATCTCGCCGATACGCGCGAGCAGGCGCTGGCCGACGTGCGGCACGGCATCCGCGAGTTCTGCGACTACCTGCAACACACCGCCGCCGCGCCGCAGATGCAGGTCACCGGTAGCACCATCGATGAATACATAGCGTGGGCGCTGGGCACCGGCTCAACGGTGATCGGCACCTGGCAGGATGCCATCGCGCACATCGAGAACCTGCTGGCGCAGTCCAACGGCGGCTTCGGCTGTTATCTCCTGTTCGATCACAACTGGGCGCCGTTCGCCGCCAAGAAACGTCACTACGAGATCTTCGGCGATTTCGTCATCCCGCACTTCAAGGGCACCCATCGCCGCATGCAAGACAGTGAGGCGGCGCTGCGCGCGGTGCGCGATCCGCTGGCGGCCGAGCAGTTGCAGGCGATTGCCGCGTTCCGCGCGCGGCACGAGGCCCAAAACGCGAAGAAGACCGGGAAAGACGGCTAGGTCATCGCCCCGCAAGCGTCGCGACGGCGGCGGCGCATGAAGGCGGCGGCCGCCAGCGCGCTGCCGAGCAGCGGCAAGGCACCCGGCACCGGCACGCTGGTCAAGGTTGAAATCTGCGGCGCGGTATCGATGTGCACGCGGTCGACCTGCATGCTGCCGACGCCGGTCTGGGTGGGGCCGCTGCCATCACCGATCACCAGCAGTTGCTGGGTGCCGCTCAGGAACGCCTGGCCGCTGTAGGCCAACACCCCATCGATGGCGTAGCTGACCATGCCGTTCTTGAGCAGGACTTCCATGCGATGAAAACCATCGCTGAGATCCATGGGCAGGAACCCGTTCGCCGCCACGTTACCGGGTTCGGCATGGAGATAGGAAACGCCAAAGCTGGTCGGCAGGTTGTAGGCACCGGCGGGATTGAAAGTCAGGGAGCCGGCGTAGCCGCTGCCATCGTGAACATACAGCGACCAGTCTTCGCTGTTGGCGCCGAGCTTCATGCTGATATCGATGTAGGTGCCCACCGACGAAGAACCGAACACCCAGCCTGGGTTGTGACCGATGGCCGTGCCGTTGCCGAACCACAGTCCGCGCGACGGGGAGGTTGCCATGTTGAGCACTCCACCACTGACCGCGAACGAAGTCTCGGTGAAGCGCACGCGCGTCCACGGCGAGATATTGGTGGTGCCGAAACTCGCCGTCATGTTGACCGACATTTCGTCTTCGATGATGAGCGCGTGGCTGGATGGGCTGTGCGCGAAAGAAATGACAGCAGCGAGCAGGAAAGCGGCCGGGCGGAACACGTTTTCAACCTCCGAGGTTCAGGAATGCGTGATTGATGACGGCGGCGTGCGCGTCGATCGTGAAGGCGATTATAAATAGATGGCTGCGGTGGCAGGCCGACGTGACGATTGTTAACAGCGTCGCGGCAGCCAACCGCCCGAGCACGAATGTCGATCAGTGTGCGGCGCCCGGATGATCCAGATCCGGTCGCCCATGCGGATCGACATGCGTCATCACGTTCAACACCCGGTGACGACGCATCACGCGATCGCGCGCTTCCACGGCGATGTCATGCCCCGCTTCGACGGTGATGCCGCTGTCGATTTCGATGTGCGCGTCGACCACTACCATGTCGCCCATCTTGCGTGTGCGCAGATCGTGCACGCCGTTGACGCCCGGCGTTTCGAGCAGGGTTTGGCGTATGGCCTCGACTTCTCGTTCATCGACCGCGCGGTCCATGAGATCGTGCAGCGCGTCCCAGCCGAAGCCCCAGCCCATCTTGGCGATCAGGAAGCCGACGATCAGCGCCGCGATGGGGTCGAGTATCGTGTAGCCGGCGAGGTTGCCGGCAATGCCGAAGCCGACCACCAGCGACGAGGCCGCATCGGAACGCGCATGCCAGGCATTGGCCACCAGCATGCTCGACTTGACGCGCTTGGCCACCGCCAGCATGTAGCGGAACAAGCCTTCCTTGGCCACCAGCGCGGCCGCCGCCACCCACAGCGCGACGGCGTGCACCGATGGCACCGACTCCGGCGCCTGCAGCTTGTGCACCGCTGACAGCAGCATGCCGATGCCGACCACCAGCAGCAGCACACCCAGCACCAGCGAGGCGGCGTTCTCGAAACGCTGGTGGCCGTAGGGATGATCGAGGTCGGCGCCCTTGCGGCTGTGATGACTCGCGACCAGCACCACGAAGTCCGCCACCAGGTCCGACAGCGAATGGATGCCGTCGGCAATCAGGCCCTGGGACTTGGCGAGCACGCCCACCACCACCTGCACCGTGGCCAGCACCACGTTGACCGCCACGCTGACCCAGGTGCTGCGCAGCGCCGCGGCGCCGCGTTCATCGGCGCTGATCTGCGTGTCTTCCGGATCGTGGGCGAGGTCGGTGTATTTCATGGCGGGCGCGGCAGCTCGGTGCCGAGTTTAATGCATCAGGTGCGCAGCGGCGCGCGGGTCTCGAGTTCGAGCATGACCAGTGGGATCTCGCGCGTGGTACGGGCCTGGTACTCGACTTGCACCGCTTGCTCGGCCGTCACGCGCCGCCACCAGCGCGCGCGTTCCTCGCCAGCCAACGGGCGCGCCACGGCGCGAGTGCGGAACGCACCGATTTCGACTTCGCAGTCCGGCGCCGCGAGCAGGTTCAAATACCAGACCGGATGCTGCGGCAGCCCGCCCTTGGACGCGACGATCACTATCTCGTCGCCGTGCCGGTAGTACTGCAGGATGGAATTCAACTTGCGCCCGGATTTGCGGCCGAGGTGGTGCAGCAGCAGGCACCGTACCGGACCGCCGGGCACGCCGATGACAATCGGGTCCCAAAGATGGGCCGCCTCCGGGTCACGCGCATAGAGGGCGTGATGGGCGGCGATTTCACGCCGCACGGCGTCCGGCAGCCGGGCCGCGCCGCTCTCGATTCGATGTTGGTCTGCGCTCACGGCGGGTCCTCGAATGACGGCTGGATGGTGCAATGCCGGGCCATGCTACCACTCACCTTCCGTGGCATTGCCAGGGCGTCGGCGCTTGGCCATCATCCGGGCATGAACACTCATCATGGTCGCGCCCGTCGCCTGGGCCTCATGCTGTGGCCGGCGCCCGGTCTCGGCGCCGGCTTCGAACGCGGCCGCTGGGCCGCGAGCCACGGCTACGACGACCTGTGGCTGGCCGACGCCGAAGGTCTCGAAGATCCGCTGACCTTGGCGGCGGCCCTGGGCGTGACCTGCGACAAGGTGCGCCTCGCGACCGGCATCGTTCCGGTGTTCAACCGCCCGCCGGCCCTGCTCGCGACCGCGGTGGTGGCGGCCGAGGCGCGCGCGCCGGGACGCCTGGTGCTGGGTCTCGGCGCCTCGACACCGAACATGATTGAACGCTGGTACGGCCTGCCCTACGCCAAGCCGCTGACCCGCGTGCGTGAGACCATCGCCCTGCTGCGCCAGATCCTGAACGGCGAGAAGACCGCCTTCGATGGCGCAACGCTGCGCAGTCACGGTTTTCAATTGAAATCGCTGCCCACGCAGCCGGTGCCGATCGTGCTCGGCGCCATCGGCGGCAAGATGCTGGAACTCGCCGGTGAAGTGGCCGACGGCGTGCTGCTCAACGATTTCACACCACCGGACCGTCTCGCCTACGCGCTGGAACGTCTCGATGTCGGCGCCAAGCGTGGCGGTCGGCGCGTGGAAGATCTCGAGATCATCAAGCGTCGCGCGCTGTACCTGACCGACGATGCCGCCGGCGGCATGGAATATTTCCGCCAGCACCTCGCGTTCTACGCGTCCGCCGCGCAATACCAGAACGTCATGATTGAACTCGGCTACGGCCACGCCGTCGAGGAAGCGCGCGCCGGCTATGCGACACGCGATCGGCGCCGCATCACCGCCGCCATCAGCGACGACATCGTCGAGCGCATCTTCAGCTTCGGCAACGAGGCGCGTTGCCGCGCGTTGGTGGCGGCCGACTACGCGGCCGGCGTCGATACCGTCATCATCAGTCCCCAGGGCGGCACCATGGAGAGCTTCGCGCGCGGCGCCGAGGCCTTCCTGCCATCGGTGTTCGACCGCCACGCGCGCGCGTGATGCCTCACGCCGATTTCGGCGAGGGATAGGCGTTGCGCGGATTGGGCTTGTCGTCCGCCGTGCCCTGCGAGTAATCGCCGAACAGGCGATCGCGCTCGGCGACCGCCGCCGGCACGCCGGCCTTCTCCGCGTAGTCGATGAACGCCAGCGCCTCGGGTGTATTGCGCATCAGGCCATCGAGCACTGAGCCCAACAGCTGCGTCGAGCGCAGGCCCATGTTCTCGTAGGCCTGGTTGACCACCAGCTTCATGGCGGCGAGCTGCGACAGCGGTATCGACGTCAGCTCGCGCGCGAGCTTGTAGGCCTCGCCTTCCAGTTGCTCGAAGGGCACGGCGCGATTGACCAAGCCACATTGCACCGCCTCGGTGCCCGACAGCGGCCGCCCGGTCAGCGCCAGTTCCTTGGCCTTGGCGAGGCCCAGGCGGTGCACCCACATGCCGGCGTGATGACAGCCCCACATGCGCGAATACGGCGTGCCGATGCGCGCGTCCTCGCTCATCAGCACGATGTCCGCGCACAAAGCCATTTCACTGCCACCGCCCAGCGCCCAACCGTGCACCATGGCGATGACGGGCTTGGGGCTGTGCCACAGGCTCATGAATTTCGGCACCCAGCCGGTGACCGGTGAACAGGTGGCGATGAAATCCTTGCCGGCGTCCCAGGCGCCGCCGGTATTGATGGTGTCGTCCCAGTGATGGAAGCCGCCGCTGAAATTGAAGCCCGCGCAGAACGCACGGCCGGCGCCGCGCAGCACGATGACCTTGACCTTGGCATCGCGCACCGCGCATGCCACCGCCGCCTCGAGTTCATCGGTCATGGGCGGCACGATGGTGTTCAGGTCGTCGGGCCGGTTCAAGGTGATGGTCGCAATCGCGTCTTCGACGCCGTAGACCAGGGTTTGGTAGGACATGGTCGGCACTCCCCGTGCGGGCGATGGGTAATCAGTGGGGCGATTATAAAGACCGGCACGCGACAACGACGACTTGCGTACGCCCATCGCGGCGTCGTTCAAGCTAGACTGCGCCCATCCAAATCACCGC
This window of the Pseudomonadota bacterium genome carries:
- a CDS encoding PEP-CTERM sorting domain-containing protein, with amino-acid sequence MDVFTSMVADFSVDTLVGSFAMATIDDPNADVPVSVLDLNDTNARYVRFHINSFSNLDSCNCLGISEVTFEVNGTAVPEPTSLGLTGAALLGLVYARRRRTEG
- a CDS encoding 2Fe-2S iron-sulfur cluster binding domain-containing protein, with the protein product MSDVEYVVELAPGGQTFNCGEHETILDGALRHGIELSYGCRHGRCSTCKYLVEDGEVDLGEVTAYALPENEQDAGWALLCRARPLSDVLIRDHRLPDARALPLLTPGRFDAEVAAVTQLTPELWQLDVALPAPLEFYAGQFVELGLDGADGTVWRSYSMASPPSSARRLSFVMKRIEGGAFSGGLERMQAGQAIAVRGPFGASYLRAGTRPVLLCAIGSGIAPIMAMLRDAAERQDPRSFSLFYGARRPQDLPYLDELRAGMGVKLDFVPTLDGLEDGDAWSGASGTVTRAVQHAVDNARDLDAYLCGAPPMCETVSRLLSAKGLPSEQLYFDRFFAASG
- a CDS encoding MmoB/DmpM family protein is translated as MNAVSGRIDVSLVLMQGSPEAQATLDVLERDDPSLQVADHGTFWKITSPTGRIEVDLKAVAEELGTELSMSQWLVIMSTYVGRVMTEPDRFILTSDVTQIHREP
- a CDS encoding monooxygenase, whose translation is MSTSNANTTASAAGKLAREFTFIKPAARRLTEYEALTVHQQPDAWGFDKVGANLDDTEWYVLRPDGRTLWDQASTQLRHDNWYAFRDPAQQWQRTYVRHQEQQETSIARMTEDAALDGTLAMLSAGWVKNMLCGHYRAWSFFEYAIFRSLAPAQREALSDTLGNLLCFQSFDHLRHAQDVVVYLVELENVNAAVDDALGKQQWMNAPAYQPARKLAEEIMATTDWAELLVGLNLVVGPLLQQVAVSDLVRRGAMHNDDAVAPHIVMTAERDRRRNLAASQAFVRMITAEGSAHAAHNRGVVQGWLDDWSARADAAVVALAPVFEAAPQPALSFAASRDAARAACAAIIRELGFASRLDGQA
- a CDS encoding monooxygenase, with the protein product MKSADFVKAHDRVKDFDWQASYQAPASRYDMPYKIPTKTSDPFRHLVRDYCSMERDKDDRQYGAMSDVMARAKMPAKASERWTEVLKIALPLTCYAEYAAMKCTGQLVDAVDNAELRQGYLAQMIDEVRHVNQEAHLVRYLAKHAVDAEGFERGFKLRNTNFLMRASRAAFDGFFAGNPIEGALNLQVVAETAYTNPLFVTLTEVAAANGDQATPTTFLSVQSDEARHMANGYSTLAAIASVPDNLPRLQRDFDAAFWRQHTFLDTFVSAVYDYFQENRGGSYLEAWTEWVGNDWGGGYIERLEPFGVALPRGWAEAKERVKWVGHTAMMMLAATWPMQFIRIDPLNARDFDWFELKYPGWYDRYGKFWEAYAEMSDPANGQIPLSLFASMPPLCRVCHMPCVFPRPDISTARIKDFGGRKHAFCSDGCERTFAFEPHRYAQSRTWDEHFDGYSLAEFIEKCGLVRNDGKTLLAQPHLHADRRWTLDDIRRQQFCISDPVKDMPSQGPVVVLQ
- a CDS encoding crotonase/enoyl-CoA hydratase family protein, with the translated sequence MLELSTLRIAQDPQQPRIARLLLNRPERYNAINDHTPREIRQAVEWANGVEAVHVIVVEGAGKGFCGGYDLELFGESAGEHPCKQEAHPWDPMQDYGYMKRNTDDFMTLWKSPKPTIAKVHGHAVAGGSDIALCCDLLVMAEDARIGYMPTRVWGCPTTAMWAYRVGAARAKQMMFTGDTIDGRRAEAWGLANLAVPAAELESATLRLAMRIAGVPAGHLAMHKLVVNQMLLTMGLEQSQSLATVFDGITRHNPEGLWFRRYAQSEGFKAAVEWRDSGRPIPEGDEARALIRAMEAKRE
- a CDS encoding CoA transferase; the encoded protein is MKLEGIRVLDLSLFLPGPVLTQMMADHGAEVIKLEPIGGGEPNREIGPKRDGMTVYFANTHRNKKSIQLNLKTEQGRAIALDLAARCDVMIEAFRPGVAARLGVGYEAVRARNPGIVYCSMSAWGQDGPYVHRPAHDLTCEAIAGVLSINLGPDRRPAIPGVAGADMLSSMMSLSAILMALLRRKDTGQGDYIDVAMADSLIAALANNFGTTFANKQPPDLGSERALGGYAMYGIYETSDGRHVVLGGSEYHFAEAVLNKLGRPDLLDACKTPPGPGQNPAKEFLRETFRSHTMAHWEKEFANVDAAFAGVKNLREACDDVQIRHRQMIVEDERGWEHVGLPMKFKHEPGQLKFQFAKLGEHTEQVLESLGHDGAARAALKAAGV